A genomic region of Pelodiscus sinensis isolate JC-2024 chromosome 1, ASM4963464v1, whole genome shotgun sequence contains the following coding sequences:
- the P2RY2 gene encoding P2Y purinoceptor 2, which translates to MEKFPGLRSWNTSANLSTGDCSVEDNTYKCKFDEEFKYILLPVSYGIVCVVGLCLNLLALYVFLFRIKIWNASTTYMFNLAVSDTLYVISLPLLVYYYAKGDNWPFSVALCKIVRFLFYTNLYCSILFLLCISIHRFLGICFPLKSLQWGRVRYARRVSGVVWLVIITCQSPVLFFVTTSVRCETITCHDTSSKELFGQFIIYSSVMLVLLFCIPFLTIIVCYCLMTRKLLQPTQGTSRMSNSKKKSVKMIIIVLVVFIICFLPFHITRTLYYSFRSWDLSCETLNAINLAYKMTRPLASTNSCLDPILYFLVGQRFVKFAGHKMPMKTPNQKALESTPNTNTETSNNLDIIVKL; encoded by the coding sequence ATGGAGAAATTCCCGGGTCTGCGCTCCTGGAACACCAGTGCCAACTTGTCCACCGGCGACTGCAGTGTGGAGGACAACACGTACAAGTGCAAGTTTGACGAGGAGTTCAAGTACATTCTGCTGCCTGTCTCCTACGgcattgtgtgtgtggtggggttgTGCCTCAACCTGCTGGCCCTCTATGTCTTCCTCTTCAGGATCAAGATCTGGAATGCCTCCACCACGTACATGTTCAACCTGGCTGTGTCTGACACACTCTATGTCATATCCCTGCCCTTGCTGGTGTATTACTACGCCAAGGGGGACAACTGGCCCTTCAGTGTAGCCTTGTGTAAAATAGTCCGTTTCCTGTTCTACACCAACCTCTACTGCAGCATCCTCTTCCTGCTCTGCATCAGCATCCACCGTTTCCTGGGCATCTGCTTCCCGCTGAAGTCGCTGCAGTGGGGCCGCGTCCGCTACGCACGGAGGGTATCGGGTGTCGTTTGGTTGGTCATAATCACGTGCCAGTCGCCGGTGCTCTTCTTCGTCACCACCAGCGTGAGGTGCGAGACCATCACCTGCCACGACACGTCGAGCAAGGAACTCTTCGGCCAGTTCATCATCTACAGCTCGGTGATGCTGGTGCTGCTGTTCTGCATCCCTTTCCTGACCATCATCGTGTGCTATTGCCTCATGACTCggaagctgctgcagcccacccaGGGGACCTCCCGGATGTCCAACTCCAAAAAGAAGTCAGTCAAAATGATCATCATCGTCCTGGTGGTCTTCATCATCTGCTTCCTTCCTTTCCACATCACTCGCACCTTGTACTACTCCTTCCGAAGCTGGGACCTTAGCTGCGAGACCCTCAATGCCATTAACTTAGCCTACAAAATGACCAGGCCCTTAGCTAGCACCAACAGCTGCCTGGATCCCATTTTGTACTTCTTAGTAGGCCAAAGGTTTGTCAAATTTGCCGGCCACAAAATGCCAATGAAAACTCCAAACCAAAAGGCATTGGAGAGCACTCCCAACACCAACACAGAAACCAGCAACAACCTAGATATCATAGTCAAATTGTGA